A region from the Pseudomonas sp. P8_229 genome encodes:
- a CDS encoding NAD(P)/FAD-dependent oxidoreductase, which yields MSHRIVIVGGGAGGLELATRLGKTLGKRGTASVMLVDANLTHIWKPLLHEVAAGSLNSSEDELNYVAQAKWNHFEFQLGRMSGLDRAQKKIQLAATYDENGVELVPAREVSYDTLVISVGSTTNDFGTQGAAQHCLFLDTRKQAERFHQQLLNHYLRAHAGQTDVVEQISVAIVGAGATGVELAAELHNAAHELAAYGLDRIKPENMHITLIEAGPRVLPALPERIGAPVHKTLEKLGVNVMTNAAVSEVTADSLITADGNVIKASLKVWAAGIRAPGFLKDIDGLETNRINQLQVLPTLQTTRDENIFAFGDCAACPQPGSDRNVPPRAQAAHQQASLLAKSLKLRIEGKTLPEYKYTDYGSLISLSRFSAVGNLMGNLTGSVMLEGWLARMFYVSLYRMHQMALYGPFRTAMLMLGSKIGRGTEPRLKLH from the coding sequence ATGTCCCATCGTATTGTTATTGTCGGCGGCGGCGCCGGCGGTCTGGAGTTGGCTACCCGTCTGGGTAAGACTCTGGGCAAACGCGGCACAGCCAGTGTGATGCTGGTTGACGCGAACCTGACGCACATCTGGAAACCACTGCTGCACGAAGTGGCCGCCGGATCGCTGAACTCTTCCGAAGACGAACTCAACTATGTTGCCCAGGCAAAATGGAACCACTTCGAGTTCCAGCTGGGGCGCATGAGCGGGCTTGATCGCGCGCAGAAGAAAATCCAGTTGGCGGCCACCTACGACGAGAACGGCGTAGAGCTGGTCCCGGCACGTGAAGTGTCGTACGACACGCTGGTCATCAGCGTCGGCAGCACCACCAACGACTTCGGCACCCAGGGCGCAGCGCAGCACTGCCTGTTCCTCGACACCCGCAAACAGGCCGAACGTTTCCACCAGCAATTGCTCAACCACTACCTGCGCGCCCATGCCGGGCAGACCGATGTGGTCGAGCAGATCAGCGTGGCCATCGTCGGTGCCGGCGCCACGGGCGTCGAACTGGCGGCAGAACTGCACAACGCGGCGCATGAACTGGCCGCGTACGGTCTGGACCGAATCAAACCGGAAAACATGCACATCACCCTGATCGAAGCCGGTCCACGGGTGCTGCCAGCCCTGCCGGAGCGCATCGGCGCACCGGTGCACAAGACGCTGGAGAAACTCGGGGTCAATGTGATGACCAACGCGGCGGTCAGCGAAGTGACGGCCGACAGCCTGATCACTGCCGATGGCAACGTGATCAAGGCCAGCCTGAAAGTCTGGGCCGCGGGTATTCGCGCACCGGGTTTCCTCAAGGACATCGACGGCCTGGAAACCAACCGCATCAATCAGCTGCAGGTATTGCCGACGCTGCAGACCACCCGCGACGAAAACATCTTCGCCTTCGGCGACTGCGCCGCGTGCCCGCAACCGGGTTCGGATCGCAACGTGCCACCGCGTGCACAAGCGGCTCACCAGCAGGCTTCTCTGCTCGCCAAATCGCTGAAACTGCGCATCGAGGGCAAGACCCTGCCGGAGTACAAGTACACCGACTACGGCTCGCTGATTTCGCTGTCACGTTTTTCGGCTGTGGGTAACTTGATGGGTAACCTGACCGGCAGCGTGATGCTCGAAGGCTGGTTGGCACGGATGTTTTACGTGTCGCTGTACCGCATGCACCAGATGGCGCTGTACGGGCCATTCCGCACGGCGATGTTGATGCTGGGCAGCAAGATTGGTCGCGGCACTGAACCACGCCTGAAGCTGCACTGA
- the clpB gene encoding ATP-dependent chaperone ClpB, with protein MRIDRLTSKLQLALSDAQSLAVGHDHPAIEPAHLMQAMLEQQGGSIKPLLMQVGFDVNSLRKELTKELDQLPKIQNPTGDVNMSQDLARLLNQADRLAQQKGDQFISSELVLLAAMDENSKLGKLLLGQGVSKKALENAINNLRGGEAVNDANHEESRQALDKYTVDLTKRAEDGKLDPVIGRDDEIRRTIQVLQRRTKNNPVLIGEPGVGKTAIAEGLAQRIINGEVPDGLKGKRLLSLDMGALIAGAKYRGEFEERLKALLNELSKQEGQIILFIDELHTMVGAGKGEGSMDAGNMLKPALARGELHCVGATTLNEYRQYIEKDAALERRFQKVLVDEPSEEDTIAILRGLKERYEVHHKVAITDGAIIAAAKLSHRYITDRQLPDKAIDLIDEAASRIRMEIDSKPEVLDRLERRLIQLKVESQALKKESDEAAMKRLEKLQEEIVRLEREYSDLEEIWNSEKAEVQGSAQIQQKIEQSRQELEAARRKGDLNRMAELQYGVIPDLERSLQMVDQHGKSENQLLRSKVTEEEIAEVVSKWTGIPVSKMLEGERDKLMKMESLLHQRVIGQDEAVVAVANAVRRSRAGLADPNRPSGSFMFLGPTGVGKTELCKALAEFLFDTEEAMVRIDMSEFMEKHSVARLIGAPPGYVGYEEGGYLTEAVRRKPYSVILLDEVEKAHPDVFNILLQVLEDGRLTDSHGRTVDFRNTVIVMTSNLGSSQIQELVGDREAQRAAVMDALTSHFRPEFINRVDEVVIFEPLARDQIAGITEIQLGRLRSRLAERELKLELSPEALDKLIAVGYDPVYGARPLKRAIQRWIENPLAQLILSGHFMPGDTATGKVVNDEIVFD; from the coding sequence ATGCGTATAGACCGTTTAACCAGTAAATTACAGTTAGCCTTGTCCGACGCCCAATCTCTGGCCGTCGGCCACGATCATCCGGCTATCGAGCCGGCGCACTTGATGCAAGCCATGCTTGAACAGCAGGGTGGTTCGATCAAACCTCTGCTGATGCAGGTAGGCTTCGACGTCAACAGCCTGCGTAAAGAGCTGACCAAAGAGCTCGACCAATTACCGAAAATCCAGAACCCTACCGGCGACGTCAACATGTCGCAGGATCTGGCGCGCCTGCTCAATCAGGCCGACCGACTGGCCCAGCAGAAGGGCGACCAGTTCATTTCCAGTGAGCTGGTGCTGCTCGCCGCGATGGACGAGAACAGCAAGCTCGGCAAACTGCTGCTCGGCCAGGGCGTGAGCAAGAAAGCCCTGGAAAACGCGATCAACAACCTGCGTGGTGGTGAGGCGGTCAATGACGCCAACCATGAAGAGTCGCGTCAGGCGCTGGACAAGTACACCGTCGACCTGACCAAGCGTGCCGAAGACGGCAAGCTCGATCCGGTGATCGGCCGTGACGATGAAATTCGTCGCACGATTCAGGTTCTGCAACGCCGCACCAAGAACAACCCGGTACTGATCGGCGAGCCAGGCGTGGGTAAAACCGCGATTGCCGAAGGTTTGGCCCAGCGCATCATCAACGGCGAAGTGCCGGACGGCCTCAAAGGCAAACGTCTGCTGTCGCTGGACATGGGCGCGCTGATTGCCGGTGCCAAGTATCGTGGTGAGTTCGAAGAGCGCCTCAAGGCGCTGCTCAACGAACTGTCGAAGCAGGAAGGGCAGATCATTCTGTTCATCGACGAACTGCACACCATGGTCGGCGCCGGTAAAGGCGAAGGCTCGATGGATGCCGGCAACATGCTCAAACCGGCACTGGCGCGCGGCGAGCTGCATTGCGTCGGCGCGACCACGCTCAACGAGTACCGCCAATATATAGAGAAGGACGCAGCTCTCGAGCGGCGCTTCCAGAAGGTCTTGGTGGACGAGCCGAGCGAAGAAGACACCATCGCCATCCTGCGTGGCCTCAAAGAGCGTTACGAGGTTCACCACAAGGTGGCGATCACTGACGGCGCGATCATTGCTGCCGCGAAGCTCAGCCATCGCTACATCACTGACCGGCAGTTGCCGGACAAGGCCATCGACCTGATCGACGAGGCCGCCAGCCGTATCCGCATGGAGATCGATTCCAAGCCGGAGGTGCTGGACCGTCTGGAACGTCGCCTGATTCAGTTGAAGGTGGAATCCCAGGCACTGAAGAAAGAAAGCGATGAAGCGGCAATGAAGCGCCTGGAAAAACTTCAGGAAGAAATTGTCCGCCTCGAGCGTGAGTACTCGGATCTGGAAGAAATCTGGAACTCGGAAAAAGCCGAGGTGCAGGGTTCTGCGCAGATTCAGCAGAAGATCGAGCAATCGCGCCAGGAACTGGAAGCGGCGCGCCGTAAAGGCGACCTCAATCGTATGGCCGAGTTGCAGTACGGGGTGATCCCGGATCTGGAGCGCAGCCTGCAAATGGTCGATCAGCACGGCAAGAGCGAAAACCAGTTGCTGCGTAGCAAGGTGACCGAAGAGGAAATCGCCGAAGTCGTTTCGAAGTGGACCGGTATTCCGGTATCGAAAATGCTCGAAGGCGAGCGCGACAAGCTGATGAAGATGGAAAGCCTGTTGCACCAGCGCGTGATCGGCCAGGACGAAGCGGTCGTGGCTGTGGCCAACGCGGTACGGCGTTCCCGTGCCGGGCTGGCGGACCCGAATCGTCCGAGCGGCTCGTTCATGTTCCTCGGCCCGACCGGTGTCGGTAAAACCGAGCTGTGCAAGGCGCTGGCCGAATTCCTCTTTGATACTGAAGAGGCGATGGTGCGGATCGACATGTCCGAGTTCATGGAGAAACATTCCGTGGCGCGACTGATCGGTGCACCACCAGGCTACGTCGGCTACGAAGAGGGCGGTTACCTGACTGAGGCGGTGCGTCGCAAGCCTTATTCGGTGATCCTGCTGGATGAAGTCGAGAAAGCGCACCCGGATGTGTTCAACATCCTGCTGCAGGTGCTTGAGGATGGGCGTCTGACCGACAGTCACGGGCGTACTGTGGATTTCCGCAATACCGTGATCGTCATGACCTCGAACCTCGGTTCGTCGCAGATCCAGGAACTGGTCGGTGACCGTGAGGCGCAGCGCGCTGCGGTAATGGATGCGTTGACGTCGCACTTTCGTCCCGAGTTTATCAACCGGGTCGACGAAGTGGTGATCTTCGAGCCATTGGCGCGGGATCAGATCGCGGGGATTACCGAGATCCAGTTGGGTCGTCTGCGCAGTCGTCTGGCCGAGCGCGAGCTGAAGCTGGAACTGAGCCCGGAAGCGCTGGATAAGCTGATTGCCGTCGGTTACGACCCGGTGTATGGAGCGCGTCCGTTGAAACGTGCGATCCAGCGCTGGATCGAAAACCCGCTGGCGCAATTGATCCTGTCGGGGCATTTCATGCCGGGCGACACGGCAACCGGCAAAGTGGTGAACGACGAAATCGTTTTCGACTGA
- a CDS encoding DUF3094 domain-containing protein, whose product MTSRLNPEDQKHVEEYLQLSQHQVERRPFRPWMLLVLVLAVTIGLGLLSRLISYLTL is encoded by the coding sequence ATGACCAGCCGCCTGAACCCCGAAGACCAGAAGCATGTCGAAGAGTACCTGCAGTTGTCCCAACACCAGGTCGAGCGCCGGCCATTCCGGCCGTGGATGCTCCTGGTGCTGGTGCTGGCAGTGACCATTGGTCTGGGCCTGCTGAGCCGACTTATCAGTTACCTGACGCTATGA